The window GAGAGCATCACTTGGTCAGTAACTGAGCAATCGCCCGAAATGCGCGCGTAATAGGCAAGGTTGTCTATATCGAACATTCCGTAGAGCGAGAGCTTGAGCGTGTTGTTCAGCAGTTCCTTTGAAATGCGGAAGGTCATTTCGGAACTGTTCTTTTCGGCAGCCAATTCGTCTGAATAGTCGGCGATGTACTTGTGCAAATACTGCACCATGAAAGTCCAGTTGTCGCCGGCGTACCAGTCGATTCCACCAAGCGCATTGAAGGTGTTCTTGCGGGCGTAATCGAGGTTGCTTGCGTAACCGAGCGCTTCGTCGAAGTATTCTGCGATTTCGGCACGCAGCACGAATTCGCCGACAGGCATCGACATGTCGCCACCGATCATGGTCATGGTTTCGTGGATGCCGTGGATGACAATGGAATCCTTGATGGGGTCGTAGCCTGCGACCGTAACGGGCGACTGGTTATGCGTATGGAGTGCCGAAATGGAGAAATCCAGATTCGAGAGAAAGAACGAAACTCGCGTTCCGAAATCTCCGTTCTTGAATTTGGCTTCTGGACCATCCGGAAAATCGATGCTTGCTTTTTCGGGCAAGTCCGGACGCCAGGG of the Fibrobacter sp. UWP2 genome contains:
- a CDS encoding DUF1302 family protein translates to MSKIWWLAIWVAATTAVAQESPFQFNGFVDTYHAVQTQHPHDFTTSRTRLRAELRVDYENAYLFASLNGVHNSILEDRTGVQLQEAYFNYQNDFLEIRAGRQIVVWGVADGLRVTDLISPVDYTEFMSSDYDDMRMAVDGFRIKYPGERVNAEIVYVPVPRYFQMPMQEENPWRPDLPEKASIDFPDGPEAKFKNGDFGTRVSFFLSNLDFSISALHTHNQSPVTVAGYDPIKDSIVIHGIHETMTMIGGDMSMPVGEFVLRAEIAEYFDEALGYASNLDYARKNTFNALGGIDWYAGDNWTFMVQYLHKYIADYSDELAAEKNSSEMTFRISKELLNNTLKLSLYGMFDIDNLAYYARISGDCSVTDQVMLSLGYDHFGGKRGQLASYDKNREIWAKAKYYF